Within Pseudomonas brassicacearum, the genomic segment TTTCAACTCAGCTTCTATGGCGCGCTTGAGCGTCTTCTCTTGCTCGCAGGTCAGGTTTTCCAACTCGTCCTTGTCATAAATCGCGAACATCCAGAACTGACGATCGTTCATGAGCCAATAATAAATAACGCGCAACCCGCCTCTCTTCCCTTTACCACGACGTTCATCGAACCAGCGCAGCTTACGAAAGCCGCCGGTACGTGGCATGACGTCACCAACCTCTGGATGCTGCAGCATATAGGACTGAAGCAGGCGATACTCATCATCAGTCAGGTAATGGCCAACCGTGTCGGTGAATGTAGTCGTTTCAAAAAATAGGGTACGCATGGCAGAAACTATAGGCAAATTGCGTACAGTTCAACAAACCATAATCTATTGCGACGAATGACAGCCAATCCACACCTCACCTCAACAAAAAGCCCCGCACTTCTCTCGAAGGCGGGGCTTTTTTTTGCAGCGTCTGAAGCTTAAGGCGCGTAGGTCAGCAGCAGCTCACTCGGCACTTTGAAGTCCAGGGACATCATGACGCTCAGGGCGGTGATGGTGAAGATCGAGAACACGAACAGCTTGCGTGCCCAGACCGTGTCATCCACCGCCTTGTAGCCGGTCCAGGCCATGTACAGCCAGTACATGCCCATGGCGGCGGCGACGGCGAGGTAGCTCATGCCGGCGTAGCCGCTGAAGGTCAGCATCAAGGTCGCCACGAGGAAGGCCAGGATGTAGAGCAGGATGTGCTTCTTGGCCACCCGAATGCCGCGCTTGACCGGCAGCACCGGAATCGAAGCCGCCAGGTAGTCGTTGAAGCGGAAGATCGCGATGGCGTAGGAATGCGGCATCTGCCACAGGCTGAACATCACCAGCAGCGTCAGCGCAGCCATGTCGAAGCTGTTGCTGACCGCCACATAGCCGATCACCGGCGGCATCGCCCCCGACAGGCTGCCCACCAGCGTGCCGTGGACCGACTTGCGCTTGAGGTACAGGCTGTAGAGGCCAACGTAGATGACAAAACCGATCACCGCGAACAACGCCGCCAACGGGTTGGCCACCCAATACAACAGCGCCACGCCGGCCACGCCCAGCACCGTGGCGAACGCCAGGGCCAGTTGCACCGGAATCAGGCCCTGGACCAGCGCCCGATTCTTGGTGCGTTCCATCTTGATATCGATGTCACGGTCGATGCAGTTGTTGAACACACAACCGGACGCCACCACCAGGGAAGTACCGATCATCGCCGCCAGGAAGATGGCCAGATCGACATGCCCTTTCGAGGCCAGGAAAAACCCGCCTGCCACAGAAAGCACGTTACCGAAAATGATCCCAGGCTTGGTGATTTGGATAAAGTGCTTCAGGGACATCCGGACTTTCCTCAGTGCGCCATCATGTTGGTGTGGATGCTGAACATGATCCACAACGACAGGCCAACCAGCAGGACAATCACGATCGCGGCAAAGATAAACGCGACCACGTTGTTACGCTGGGCGGCGGAGCGGTCCAGGTGCAGGAAGTACACCAGGTGCACCAGGACCTGGACCACGGCGAAGATCAGTACGATCCACAGGGTCAGGCTCTTGGGCAGCGATGGGTACATCACCAGGCCGAACGGAATGACGGTCAGGATCACCGACAGAATGAAACCGATAGCGTAGGACTTGACGCTGCCGTGGCCGGCGTCGTGGCCATCATGGGAATGTGCGTTAGCCATTTACAGGGTCCCCATCAGATAAACAACGGTGAATACGCAGATCCACACCACGTCCAGGAAGTGCCAGAACAGGCTCAGGCAGCTCAGGCGCGTCTTGTTGGTGGCGGTCAGGCCGTTTTTCTGGACCTGGTACATCATGATCGCCATCCAGATCAGGCCACTGGTCACGTGCAGACCGTGGGTGCCGACCAGGGTGAAGAACCCGGACAGGAAACCGCTGCGGTTAGGGCCATAGCCCTCGGAGATCAACATGTGGAACTCGTTGATCTCCATGCCGATGAAGCCGGCACCGAACAGGAAGGTCATGGCCAGCCAGCCCAGTACCTGGGTTTTCTTGCCCTTGAACAACGCCAGCATGGCGAAGCCGTAGGTGATCGAACTGAACAGCAGCAGCGCGGTTTCGCCCAGTACGTATGGCAGTTCGAAGATGTCGTGGCCCGATGGGCCACCGGCGACGTTGTTAACCAGCACCGCGTACGCTGCAAAGATCGACGCAAACAGAATGCAGTCGGTCATCAGGTAGAGCCAGAAACCGAATACGGTCATCTCGCCCGAGTCGTGGTGATGGTCATCGTGCCCATGGTCATGACCATGGGCGTGTCCAACAGTGGTCACTAAGTTCGACATGGTTTAAGCCTGTTCCAACGAGGTTTCAACACGGGTGGCGGTGGCAGGGACTTTCCCGGCCGCTACCAGACGTTTGTGCTGCTCGGCTTCGATGCGCTCGATGACATCCACCGGCACCATGTAGCCCTGATCGTCACGGGCAGCATGGATGGCGAAATACACCACGGTGCCGACCAGGCTGGCGATGGCCAGCCACCAGATGTGCCAGATCATCGCGAAACCGAACACGGTCAGCAGCGCGCCCATGACCACACCGGTGGCGGTGTTGTTGGGCATGTGGATCGGCTCGTACTTGGCCGGGACCGGGTACGCGGTGCCGTTTTCCTTGGCTTCGGTGAACGGGTCGATGACGTCTGCCTTTGGCAGCACGGCAAAGTTGTAGAACGGTGGTGGCGAAGAGGTCGACCATTCCAGGGTATGGGCATTCCACGGGTCACCGTGTTCGCACATGTTCTCTGGCTTCTTGCGATCGCGCACGCTGACGTACAACTGGATCAGCTGGCAGGCGATGCCGACGGCAATCATCACCGCGCCGAACATGGCGACGTACAGGTACGGCACCCACTCAGGGTTGGTGGTGGTGTTCAGGCGACGGGTCATGCCCATGAAGCCCAGTACATAGAGCGGCATGAACGCAACGAAGAAGCCGGTGATCCAGAACCAGAACGCGGCCTTGCCCCAGCCTTCGTGCAGCTTGAAGCCGAACGCTTTCGGGAAGTAGAAGGCGAAACCGGCGATGTAGCCGAACACGGCGCCACCGATGATCACGTTGTGAAAGTGCGCGATCACGAACAGGCTGTTGTGCAGCACGAAGT encodes:
- a CDS encoding cytochrome o ubiquinol oxidase subunit III: MSNLVTTVGHAHGHDHGHDDHHHDSGEMTVFGFWLYLMTDCILFASIFAAYAVLVNNVAGGPSGHDIFELPYVLGETALLLFSSITYGFAMLALFKGKKTQVLGWLAMTFLFGAGFIGMEINEFHMLISEGYGPNRSGFLSGFFTLVGTHGLHVTSGLIWMAIMMYQVQKNGLTATNKTRLSCLSLFWHFLDVVWICVFTVVYLMGTL
- the cyoE gene encoding heme o synthase; translated protein: MSLKHFIQITKPGIIFGNVLSVAGGFFLASKGHVDLAIFLAAMIGTSLVVASGCVFNNCIDRDIDIKMERTKNRALVQGLIPVQLALAFATVLGVAGVALLYWVANPLAALFAVIGFVIYVGLYSLYLKRKSVHGTLVGSLSGAMPPVIGYVAVSNSFDMAALTLLVMFSLWQMPHSYAIAIFRFNDYLAASIPVLPVKRGIRVAKKHILLYILAFLVATLMLTFSGYAGMSYLAVAAAMGMYWLYMAWTGYKAVDDTVWARKLFVFSIFTITALSVMMSLDFKVPSELLLTYAP
- the cyoD gene encoding cytochrome o ubiquinol oxidase subunit IV, with protein sequence MANAHSHDGHDAGHGSVKSYAIGFILSVILTVIPFGLVMYPSLPKSLTLWIVLIFAVVQVLVHLVYFLHLDRSAAQRNNVVAFIFAAIVIVLLVGLSLWIMFSIHTNMMAH